One genomic region from Anopheles bellator chromosome 2, idAnoBellAS_SP24_06.2, whole genome shotgun sequence encodes:
- the LOC131207194 gene encoding uncharacterized protein LOC131207194, producing the protein MSESARDTASFFSRGNSAQFEHVLALYPQVLQLKAQSKCKRPDDLIQLDDWYQNKLPQLIQKRGKDPHILHEELVKTMKWKQTRGKFFPQLSYLIKVNTPRAVQAETKKAFRKLPNLEQAITALSNLKGVGTTMASALLAAAAPETAPFMADECLMAIPEIEGIDYTTREYMNFVKHIRTTTDRLNRECHPVEQEGEEDTANLTTDHRSGTNAGRKPSSAAGNGTSVDDCSDGGDDSNNSSTDGSSSGALRAKHKPDASGASLKPHEKKWSPHRVELALWTHYVASELQPELLENIPEESPGPVNSLDGTSPSAVDITTATTTCSTNSSNHTTAEPPKTRQPADGGRKTATNGGGPTSAESVHDADEEPSDESNCETEHDTNRGGGLTSDGSSKYNKFLDSPDGDCTKSEEDSREQTTGADARTGNPTQLQPAEDSVLCCENLENNNNSSNRTDTRTDSAPLNDEDGEQGSSEDEPPASKKPKIG; encoded by the coding sequence ATGTCCGAGTCGGCGAGAGACACGGCATCGTTCTTCAGTCGCGGAAACTCGGCCCAGTTCGAGCACGTGCTCGCCCTGTACCCGCAGGTGCTGCAGCTGAAGGCCCAGAGCAAGTGCAAACGTCCGGACGATCTGATCCAGCTCGACGACTGGTACCAGAACAAGTTGCCACAGTTGATCCAAAAGCGCGGCAAAGATCCGCACATACTGCACGAGGAGTTGGTGAAAACGATGAAGTGGAAGCAGACGCGCGGAAAGTTCTTCCCGCAGCTGTCGTACCTGATCAAGGTAAACACCCCGCGTGCGGTGCAGGCCGAGACGAAGAAAGCGTTCCGCAAGTTGCCCAACTTGGAGCAGGCGATCACGGCCCTGTCGAATCTGAAGGGCGTtgggacgacgatggcgtcgGCACTGCTGGCGGCTGCTGCCCCAGAAACGGCACCCTTCATGGCGGACGAGTGTCTGATGGCCATCCCGGAAATCGAGGGTATCGACTACACGACGCGTGAGTACATGAACTTCGTGAAACAcatccggacgacgacggatcggCTGAACCGGGAGTGTCACCCGGTCGAGCAGGAGGGCGAAGAAGATACGGCCAACCTCACGACGGACCACCGATCCGGTACGAATGCGGGGAGAAAACCATCGTCGGCGGCAGGAAACGGAACATCGGTGGACGATTGCAGCGATGGCGGGGACGATAGCAACAACTCCTCGACCGACGGCTCGTCGTCCGGTGCGCTGCGGGCTAAGCACAAACCCGACGCTTCGGGCGCGTCGCTGAAACCGCATGAAAAGAAATGGTCCCCTCACCGGGTAGAGCTGGCCCTGTGGACACACTACGTTGCCAGCGAGCTACAGCCGGAACTGCTGGAAAACATCCCCGAGGAAAGCCCCGGTCCAGTCAATTCGCTCGATGGCACCAGCCCGTCAGCGGTAGACATAACAACCGCCACGACGACGTGTAGTACAAACAGTAGCAACCATACCACCGCCGAACCGCCGAAAACCCGTCAACCTGCGGACGGTGGACGAAAGACAGCCAccaatggtggtggtccaaCGTCGGCGGAGAGCGTGCACGACGCCGATGAGGAACCGTCCGACGAGAGCAACTGTGAAACCGAGCACGACACCAACCGGGGTGGTGGCCTCACCTCTGACGGATCGTCCAAGTACAACAAATTCCTCGACAGTCCTGACGGCGACTGTACAAAGTCGGAGGAAGACAGCAGAGAGCAGACCACCGGTGCTGATGCCAGGACCGGCAACCCCACACAACTGCAGCCTGCCGAGGacagtgttttgtgttgtgaaaaTCTCGAGAATAACAATAATAGTAGTAACCGAACGGACACAAGAACGGACTCAGCACCCCTGAACGACGAGGACGGAGAACAGGGCAGCTCAGAAGATGAGCCACCAGCCAGTAAGAAACCCAAGATTGGTTAG